One Bacillus amyloliquefaciens DSM 7 = ATCC 23350 DNA window includes the following coding sequences:
- a CDS encoding holin family protein yields MEGIYVWMNFESLQIARTYLFGEVKYLDLLLILSILDVITGIIKAWKMKQLRSRSAWFGYVRKMLSFMVVIVANIIDTITNLNGVLTFGTVLFYIANEGLSITENLAQIGVKIPAVITDRLHVIESDNDQKTEKEDKAAE; encoded by the coding sequence ATGGAGGGAATATACGTGTGGATGAATTTTGAAAGCTTACAGATCGCAAGAACATATCTTTTTGGGGAGGTGAAATATCTTGACTTGCTTCTGATCCTCAGCATCTTGGATGTCATCACCGGTATTATCAAAGCGTGGAAAATGAAGCAGCTCCGGAGCCGTAGCGCGTGGTTTGGATATGTGCGGAAGATGCTCAGTTTTATGGTGGTCATCGTCGCAAACATTATTGATACGATAACAAATTTGAACGGTGTTCTGACCTTCGGAACCGTTCTTTTTTATATCGCAAATGAGGGCCTATCCATCACGGAAAACTTGGCACAGATCGGCGTTAAAATTCCGGCCGTCATCACTGACCGGCTCCATGTAATTGAAAGTGACAACGATCAGAAAACAGAAAAAGAGGACAAAGCTGCTGAGTAA
- a CDS encoding XkdX family protein: MMDWFTSVKTIYGWGPQYYSNADVARFVEWGRITEDQYKQITGLTYPMTKQPVSVDLGSAAN; this comes from the coding sequence ATGATGGATTGGTTTACAAGCGTTAAAACCATCTACGGATGGGGGCCGCAGTATTACAGTAATGCAGACGTGGCCCGTTTTGTTGAGTGGGGAAGAATTACAGAAGATCAATACAAACAAATAACCGGCTTGACCTATCCAATGACAAAACAGCCTGTCAGTGTGGATTTAGGCAGCGCCGCAAACTGA